In Dermacentor variabilis isolate Ectoservices chromosome 7, ASM5094787v1, whole genome shotgun sequence, a genomic segment contains:
- the LOC142587272 gene encoding uncharacterized protein LOC142587272, whose translation MPVHCCVPLCNQRGVLDDHGSKVSFFCFPKDPHLKKKWIVAIKRDEGKLFVVTKHTKVCSNHFTTDSYLPNVVGDRRYLRVDAVPSVFAFGKPKPPARKKPKERQQCVAKMKLLSAVGQASSSGFASQPPLSPSSDVAASRDSSTAVETMDATECASVSKSASATHVRDHEVCDCACAVRVLELEKQLSVLQMRIHQLESDLEGRTEEVRSAKANAERVPELETQLSLLQVRIQQLQSDLEIRTKEVKSAKDVLYKAQREYEILNMENKKLDRHKSRQFSVECFKDSPEDISFYTGLSNFESFMCFFRLINPGECAENIKVWSRSYSSSSSNAGRPHMLTAKDQLFLVLVRLRLGLFERDLAYRFRVSIATVSRICTTWTSFIYLQVGQMDLWLSRDKVDKAMPAIFKERYPSTRAIIDVTEVRCEVPSSLVLQSATYSTYKSTNTMKGLVVLSPDGTITFLSKLFTGSVSDKELVEKSGFLKLEFEPGDSVTADKGFKIQDLLSAKGVALNIPPFLRRQHLTEEEVRQTEEIASLRIHVERRFQCIKAFHIFDRPIPLSIAPIINEIWALCAFLSNLQSPLIAT comes from the exons ATGCCTGTGCATTGCTGCGTGCCGCTTTGCAACCAGCGAGGAGTTCTGGACGACCATGGCTCGAAG GTGTCGTTCTTCTGTTTTCCGAAGGATCCGCATCTGAAGAAGAAATGGATTGTAGCTATTAAGCGCGATGAAGGAAAGCTTTTTGTCGTGACGAAGCACACAAAGGTGTGCTCGAATCACTTCACCACCGACAGCTACTTGCCGAATGTAGTCGGCGATCGGCGTTATCTCCGGGTTGACGCCGTGCCGAGCGTGTTTGCCTTTGGAAAACCCAAGCCACCAGCAAGAAAAAAACCGAAGGAACGACAACAGTGTGTCGCGAAAATGAAACTGCTTTCCGCCGTCGGCCAGGCTAGCAGCTCCGGGTTTGCGTCACAACCACCGCTTTCTCCTAGTAGTGATGTCGCCGCGTCGCGGGATTCTTCTACAGCTGTTGAAACTATGGACGCCACAGAGTGTGCAAGTGTTTCAAAGTCGGCCAGTGCGACCCACGTCCGAGACCACGAAGTGTGTGATTGTGCATGTGCAGTTAGAGTGTTGGAGCTCGAGAAGCAGCTTTCTGTGCTCCAAATGCGCATACACCAACTGGAAAGCGACCTAGAAGGTAGGACCGAAGAGGTGAGGTCTGCGAAAGCAAATGCAGAGCGAGTGCCTGAGCTCGAGACGCAGCTTTCTCTGCTTCAAGTGCGTATACAACAACTGCAGAGCGACTTGGAAATTAGAACGAAAGAGGTGAAGTCAGCAAAAGATGTGCTTTATAAAGCTCAAAGAGAGTATGAAATACTCAATATGGAAAACAAAAAGCTTGATCGGCATAAAAGCAGGCAATTTTCTGTCGAATGCTTCAAGGACAGCCCTGAGGACATTAGTTTCTACACTGGACTTTCAAACTTTGAATCATTCATGTGCTTCTTCCGTTTGATAAACCCCGGTGAGTGTGCGGAAAATATAAAAGTATGGTCTAGGAGCTATTCAAGTTCATCAAGTAATGCAGGGAGACCGCACATGCTGACGGCTAAAGACCAGCTTTTTCTTGTTCTGGTCAGGTTGCGCCTTGGGCTTTTCGAAAGGGACCTTGCCTACAGGTTCAGGGTGTCCATTGCTACAGTATCCAGAATATGTACCACATGGACcagctttatttatttgcagGTTGGCCAGATGGACCTTTGGCTGAGCAGAGACAAGGTTGACAAGGCTATGCCAGCCATTTTTAAAGAGCGATACCCATCAACAAGAGCCATTATCGACGTGACAGAAGTGAGATGCGAAGTTCCAAGCTCTCTGGTCCTTCAGTCGGCGACCTACTCAACCTACAAGTCAACTAATACAATGAAGGGTTTGGTTGTCCTTTCACCTGATGGAACGATCACGTTTCTGTCAAAATTATTTACAGGGTCGGTGTCAGACAAAGAGCTCGTTGAAAAAAGCGGGTTTTTAAAACTCGAGTTTGAGCCTGGCGACTCGGTAACGGCCGACAAGGGCTTTAAGATACAGGACCTGCTCAGTGCAAAAGGAGTTGCGTTGAACATTCCCCCTTTCCTTCGGAGACAGCACCTTACTGAAGAAGAAGTTAGACAAACAGAGGAAATTGCAAGTCTCAGAATACATGTCGAGCGGCGCTTTCAATGTATTAAGGCATTTCATATTTTTGACAGGCCCATCCCACTGTC